A window of Shewanella mesophila contains these coding sequences:
- a CDS encoding response regulator transcription factor: MRILLAEDQAMVRGALAALLSLEGEFEVIQAKDGNEALALLKRDSFDLLLTDIEMPGYTGLELADWCNTQASPIKVIILTTFGRAGYIKRAIEAGVGGFLLKDAPSDSLIEAIGLIAKGKRVIDPELAIMAVGEQDPLNDKERRALRLASDGRSTAEIADTLFIAEGTVRNYLSEAIAKLNATNRIDAARIAKQKGWL, encoded by the coding sequence ATGAGAATACTACTGGCTGAAGATCAAGCCATGGTCCGAGGGGCATTAGCGGCACTGCTGTCCCTAGAAGGAGAGTTTGAAGTGATTCAGGCTAAAGACGGCAATGAGGCTCTCGCGCTATTAAAGCGCGATAGTTTTGATCTGCTGCTGACCGATATTGAGATGCCCGGTTACACAGGTCTCGAACTCGCCGACTGGTGTAACACACAAGCCTCACCGATTAAGGTGATTATCCTGACCACCTTTGGCAGAGCGGGCTACATCAAACGAGCAATAGAAGCGGGAGTTGGCGGCTTTCTACTAAAAGATGCGCCATCAGACTCACTCATTGAAGCCATAGGATTGATCGCTAAAGGTAAGCGAGTTATCGATCCCGAACTGGCTATCATGGCCGTAGGCGAGCAAGACCCACTCAACGATAAAGAACGCCGAGCATTACGATTAGCCAGTGACGGACGTAGCACAGCCGAAATTGCCGATACCCTATTTATCGCCGAAGGCACCGTCCGTAATTATTTATCTGAGGCGATCGCCAAACTGAACGCAACCAATCGAATTGATGCGGCCCGTATTGCCAAACAAAAGGGATGGCTATAG
- the recG gene encoding ATP-dependent DNA helicase RecG: MDRLDLMAVTELKGVATKMAQRLEKLGIKTVQDLLFHLPLRYEDRTQIYPIAALYPGSYGTIEATIQSSQIIQGRKRMLTCTVRDETGMVTLRFFNFSVAQRNGLQNGATIRAYGEIRRGKHHPEIIHPEYKVIHSDSDLNLSETLTPIYPTTEGLKQASWIKLTEQALALLAHGGLKELLPPQLQPNQMSLIDALQLLHRPPIGVALYELEQGTHPAQQRLIQEELLAHNLSMLKLRQRSNHDAAVSMTATGQLLTPFLASLPFKPTGAQQRVVADITADLALSHPMMRLVQGDVGSGKTLVAALAALQAIESGYQVAMMAPTELLAEQHATNFAAWFEPLGLTVGWLAGKLKGKARSQSLAQIKSGEAHIVIGTHAIFQEQVEFNKLALIIIDEQHRFGVHQRLGLREKGISQGFHPHQLIMTATPIPRTLAMTAYADLDTSIIDELPPGRTPVTTVAVSDGRRCEVIDRVRQAALHDNRQAYWVCTLIEESEVLECQAAEDTAEELKQQLPELSIGLVHGRMKPAEKQAIMADFKAGNIHLLVATTVIEVGVDVPNASLMIIENPERLGLAQLHQLRGRVGRGAIASHCVLMYKAPLSHTATKRLGVLRDSNDGFVIAQKDLEIRGPGEVLGTKQTGIAEMKIADLIRDQALIPHIQKLAQHVMQQVPDNVDAIIMRWLGERQQYVQA, encoded by the coding sequence GTGGATAGACTCGATCTTATGGCTGTAACTGAGTTAAAAGGCGTGGCGACCAAAATGGCGCAGCGGCTAGAAAAGCTCGGCATAAAAACAGTCCAAGACCTATTGTTTCATCTACCGCTACGCTACGAAGATCGTACTCAAATATACCCGATAGCTGCACTTTATCCTGGCAGCTATGGCACCATCGAAGCCACGATTCAATCATCACAAATTATTCAGGGTCGTAAGCGCATGCTCACCTGCACGGTGAGAGATGAAACCGGCATGGTGACACTGCGCTTCTTTAATTTCTCGGTTGCACAGCGCAATGGCTTACAAAACGGTGCCACGATCCGCGCCTATGGTGAGATACGTCGCGGCAAACATCATCCAGAAATTATTCATCCAGAGTACAAGGTTATCCACTCTGATAGCGACCTGAACTTGAGTGAGACTTTAACGCCAATTTATCCCACGACAGAGGGGCTAAAACAGGCCAGTTGGATCAAACTTACCGAACAAGCACTAGCATTACTCGCCCATGGTGGACTAAAAGAGTTATTACCACCTCAGCTGCAGCCAAATCAGATGTCGCTGATCGACGCGCTACAACTATTGCACCGCCCCCCGATCGGCGTAGCCCTCTATGAACTAGAACAAGGCACTCATCCTGCGCAGCAAAGATTGATCCAAGAGGAGCTACTAGCCCATAACCTCAGCATGTTAAAACTGAGACAGCGCAGCAATCATGACGCCGCAGTATCAATGACAGCGACTGGTCAGCTACTCACCCCATTTCTCGCATCACTACCCTTTAAACCTACTGGAGCACAGCAGCGAGTCGTTGCCGATATCACCGCCGATTTAGCGTTAAGCCATCCTATGATGCGTTTAGTACAAGGCGATGTGGGTTCAGGCAAAACACTCGTGGCTGCCCTAGCCGCACTGCAAGCCATAGAGAGTGGCTACCAAGTTGCTATGATGGCGCCAACAGAACTGCTAGCAGAGCAACATGCTACAAACTTCGCCGCTTGGTTTGAACCTCTTGGCTTAACCGTTGGCTGGTTAGCAGGCAAACTCAAGGGCAAGGCACGCAGTCAATCATTAGCACAGATAAAAAGCGGTGAAGCCCACATCGTTATTGGCACCCATGCGATTTTCCAGGAACAAGTGGAATTTAATAAACTGGCGCTAATTATTATCGATGAACAACACAGATTTGGGGTCCATCAACGATTAGGTCTACGAGAAAAGGGGATTAGCCAAGGCTTTCATCCTCATCAATTGATCATGACGGCAACCCCGATCCCCCGCACCTTAGCGATGACAGCCTATGCCGATCTCGATACCTCCATTATCGATGAGCTGCCACCGGGACGAACGCCAGTGACTACGGTCGCCGTATCTGACGGTCGCCGCTGCGAAGTAATTGATCGCGTACGCCAAGCCGCTCTGCATGACAATAGGCAAGCTTACTGGGTCTGTACTCTCATCGAAGAATCTGAGGTATTAGAGTGCCAAGCCGCCGAAGATACCGCCGAAGAGCTCAAACAGCAGTTACCTGAATTATCCATTGGCTTAGTGCACGGACGAATGAAGCCCGCAGAGAAACAAGCCATTATGGCTGACTTCAAAGCAGGGAATATTCATCTATTAGTGGCAACGACGGTGATTGAAGTGGGTGTCGATGTACCCAATGCGAGCCTGATGATTATCGAGAACCCCGAGCGACTGGGCTTGGCACAGTTACATCAGCTCAGAGGGCGAGTCGGTCGTGGAGCCATTGCCAGCCACTGCGTGCTCATGTACAAAGCGCCGCTATCCCATACCGCAACAAAACGCCTTGGGGTATTACGCGACAGTAACGATGGATTTGTGATTGCGCAAAAAGATTTAGAGATCAGGGGACCAGGTGAAGTATTAGGCACCAAACAAACGGGCATTGCGGAGATGAAAATCGCCGATCTTATTCGTGACCAAGCACTTATTCCCCATATTCAAAAGCTGGCTCAGCACGTTATGCAGCAGGTGCCCGATAATGTCGATGCCATCATAATGCGCTGGCTAGGCGAGCGGCAACAATATGTTCAGGCCTGA
- a CDS encoding DUF3014 domain-containing protein, with the protein MQVSQEDRIAPQEKRGGASALTIAVAVILLMVAGGTYYLLDGEDKQPEPEVAPPVTLPEIIPEEPLATDANIPEPEAIAEPQPPEPTEVVKPELEVLPALADSDEYVKEKTLEVANGMKIDPILVEKDIVRHFVVFVDNLAQGELARKVSPLKAPNSQFTVSDVTNKTYLNPDSYHRYDLYADFVSNLDEQQLVITYQQLTPLMGEAFDELGYGDMSFNDRVIEAIDVMLAAPIIEQAIELSSVSVNYKFVDPELETLPNAQKLMIRMGPENSKKVKAALRKLKKQLK; encoded by the coding sequence ATGCAAGTCAGTCAAGAAGATAGAATCGCACCCCAAGAAAAACGTGGTGGCGCTAGTGCATTAACAATTGCCGTTGCCGTTATCTTGCTGATGGTCGCTGGCGGTACCTATTATCTACTAGATGGCGAAGATAAACAGCCAGAGCCAGAAGTTGCCCCCCCAGTTACGCTGCCTGAAATCATCCCAGAAGAACCATTAGCCACGGACGCTAACATACCTGAGCCTGAAGCGATTGCAGAACCTCAGCCCCCTGAACCGACAGAGGTGGTGAAGCCAGAACTAGAAGTACTCCCCGCTTTGGCAGACAGTGATGAATATGTCAAAGAGAAGACTCTAGAAGTCGCTAATGGAATGAAAATAGATCCTATATTGGTCGAGAAGGATATCGTGCGTCATTTCGTGGTCTTCGTCGACAACCTCGCCCAAGGTGAATTGGCTCGCAAAGTGAGTCCCCTTAAAGCACCTAACAGTCAATTTACCGTATCGGATGTCACCAATAAGACCTATCTTAATCCTGATAGCTACCATAGATACGACCTGTATGCGGACTTTGTTAGCAATTTAGATGAGCAACAACTAGTAATCACTTATCAGCAATTAACCCCACTTATGGGCGAAGCGTTCGATGAACTCGGTTATGGCGATATGAGCTTCAATGACCGCGTCATTGAAGCCATCGATGTAATGCTTGCCGCACCGATAATCGAACAGGCCATCGAACTCAGTAGCGTCAGTGTTAACTATAAGTTTGTCGATCCCGAGCTTGAAACCCTGCCTAATGCACAAAAACTCATGATCCGCATGGGACCAGAAAACAGCAAGAAAGTTAAGGCTGCTCTGCGTAAGTTAAAAAAGCAACTTAAGTGA
- a CDS encoding beta-ketoacyl synthase chain length factor, with product MQLIFGIQSSGAWSPRYQKLSDWQQWPNKLIDGQDSLVLAPKLPQVPAMQRRRYSKLTKMLLEVAFQCDAPANCRTIFASRHGELNRTVDLLQDIVREQPISPIGFSQSVHNTASGIFSILTNNCSPSTSIAAGETTLAQALIEAYGQLSEHDSDLLLVFGDEPVADIYKEFTNEPELPIALALLLSLPKQEQNLELTLSLETQPTAEQLDALQTISYGQLLCAIASKQNLCGKLSQFVWNIAHG from the coding sequence GTGCAGTTAATCTTTGGCATTCAATCTTCGGGCGCCTGGTCGCCACGCTATCAAAAACTCTCAGATTGGCAACAATGGCCCAATAAGCTTATTGATGGTCAAGATAGCCTAGTTTTGGCACCGAAACTTCCTCAAGTACCAGCAATGCAGCGCCGCCGCTATAGTAAATTGACCAAGATGTTGCTCGAAGTCGCTTTCCAATGCGATGCCCCGGCAAATTGCCGTACTATTTTCGCTTCGCGCCATGGTGAGCTCAATCGTACCGTCGACCTATTGCAAGATATCGTGCGTGAACAACCTATATCGCCTATTGGTTTTAGTCAGTCAGTGCATAATACCGCCAGTGGTATCTTCAGCATCCTGACAAATAACTGTTCACCGTCGACATCGATCGCAGCGGGAGAAACCACATTAGCACAGGCACTCATCGAAGCTTATGGTCAACTCAGTGAACACGACAGCGACCTGCTATTAGTATTTGGCGATGAACCCGTAGCTGATATTTACAAAGAGTTTACCAATGAGCCCGAGCTGCCAATCGCCCTTGCCCTGCTGCTATCGCTGCCCAAGCAAGAGCAAAACCTTGAGCTGACACTAAGCCTAGAAACACAGCCAACGGCTGAGCAGCTCGATGCGCTTCAGACCATCAGCTACGGACAGCTATTATGCGCCATTGCCAGTAAGCAAAACCTTTGCGGCAAACTAAGTCAATTTGTCTGGAACATCGCCCATGGCTAA
- a CDS encoding lysophospholipid acyltransferase family protein — protein MAKTIEAKRLTGIAYIPRWLGGVSCYIVFGLGGLLSSLTLLPLLRLWPGTPQQKTTRVQRAVHRMFRGFVGMLTWAGVIRVSTQHLERLAEAQGKVIIANHPTLVDVVVLISLMPNVGCIVKQGLWRNPFMRGVVSSAGYIPNRGADLLLSDCKGVLAQGTNLIIFPEGTRTHISAVINEFARGAANIALRTKTDLIPVVLRTTAVGLTKQQPWYEIPRQTIGMNVEVGETIEHIRYYAQSGGDAKMARQLTRDLENYYKQQLDTNYELTKRN, from the coding sequence ATGGCTAAGACTATCGAGGCAAAACGTTTAACGGGAATAGCCTATATTCCTCGTTGGCTCGGCGGCGTAAGCTGTTACATCGTCTTTGGGCTTGGCGGCTTACTAAGCTCGCTCACCCTATTGCCCCTGCTTAGGCTATGGCCAGGAACGCCACAACAGAAAACCACCAGAGTACAACGAGCCGTACATCGCATGTTTCGTGGTTTTGTTGGCATGCTTACTTGGGCGGGTGTGATACGAGTGAGTACTCAACACTTAGAAAGATTAGCTGAAGCACAGGGAAAGGTGATTATTGCCAATCATCCCACCTTGGTCGATGTTGTGGTTTTAATCAGCCTAATGCCCAATGTCGGCTGTATCGTCAAACAGGGGTTATGGCGCAACCCTTTTATGCGTGGAGTCGTCTCATCTGCAGGCTATATACCTAACCGCGGTGCAGATCTGTTATTAAGCGACTGCAAAGGCGTATTAGCACAGGGAACCAACCTGATCATTTTTCCTGAAGGCACGCGTACCCATATTAGTGCTGTAATCAATGAATTCGCCCGCGGCGCTGCCAATATCGCACTGCGGACCAAGACAGACCTTATTCCGGTCGTACTGCGGACTACTGCCGTAGGATTGACCAAACAACAACCTTGGTATGAGATCCCTCGTCAAACCATCGGCATGAATGTCGAAGTAGGCGAAACTATTGAACATATCAGGTATTATGCTCAATCGGGTGGAGATGCCAAAATGGCTCGCCAGCTGACTCGAGATCTTGAAAATTATTATAAACAACAACTTGATACTAATTATGAGCTTACAAAACGAAATTAA
- a CDS encoding phosphopantetheine-binding protein: MSLQNEIKQLIIDCLDLEDVSIDDIETDAPLFGEGLGLDSIDALELGLAIKKQFDVKIEANSEATKAHFYSVTSLASFIESQRV; this comes from the coding sequence ATGAGCTTACAAAACGAAATTAAACAACTGATCATTGATTGCTTAGATCTTGAAGATGTTAGCATTGACGATATTGAAACTGATGCACCACTATTTGGCGAAGGCTTGGGCTTAGACTCGATTGATGCACTCGAACTGGGCTTAGCGATTAAGAAGCAGTTTGATGTCAAGATTGAAGCAAACTCCGAGGCGACCAAAGCACACTTTTACAGTGTGACAAGCCTTGCTAGTTTCATCGAATCCCAGCGAGTTTAG
- a CDS encoding acyl carrier protein: MQNREQILAMLTKILVDEFEIDADDITLEASLYEELDLDSIDAVDLVIKLQQLTGKKIQPDEFKAVRTVDDVVSAIEGLVKQ, encoded by the coding sequence ATGCAAAATCGTGAACAGATCCTAGCAATGCTAACCAAGATATTGGTAGATGAATTTGAAATCGACGCCGACGATATCACCCTAGAAGCTTCGTTATATGAAGAGCTAGACCTAGACAGCATCGATGCTGTCGACCTAGTGATTAAATTGCAGCAGTTAACTGGCAAGAAAATTCAACCCGATGAGTTTAAAGCAGTACGCACGGTCGATGACGTCGTCTCCGCTATCGAAGGGCTAGTTAAACAGTAA